A stretch of DNA from Brevibacterium sp. CBA3109:
GATGACCAGGCCGCGCAGTTGGGGATCGATGTCGAGCCAGCCGATGCGCAGACCGGGGGCAACGAATTTGGAGAACGTACGCACGCCGAAGATCAGCGGATCGTTGGGACTGAGCTGACTGAGCGAGGGGATGTCCTCCCCGGAGAAGCGCAGGGTGCCATAGGGATTGTCCTCGAGGATGACCGAATTGTGGCGGTGGGCGAAGTCGAGGAGCTTCTGGCGCCGGGCCAGCGACATCGTCACCCCGGCCGGGTTCTGGAACGTCGGGACCGTATAGATCACCGAGGGGGCCCGGCCGGCCCGTGCCACGATCTCCTCGAGCGCGTCCACCTGCATGCCCTCGTCGTCGACCGGCACCTCGGCGATCTCTGCTTCATAGCTCAGCGCTGTGGCCGAGCCGTTCGTGTACGTGGGGGCTTCACAGAGGACGAGGTCGCCGGGGCTGACGAAGAGCTTGAACCCGAGGTCGATTCCCTGCATACCGCCGGTGGTGATGACCAGACGGTCACGATTGCCGAAGTGCTCGGCTGGGATCTGCCCGGTCTCCTGCAGGTAGTTCAGCAACGCGTCGATGAGGACTGGCTCGCCCTGCGTCTCCCCATAGGTGAAGCTCTCAGGGGTGAACACGCTGTTCGCGAGCCGAGCGAAGTCTTCGGCCGGCAGCATATCGGGGGCAGGTGCCCCCATGCCGAACTTGACGATGTCGTGGTCGTAGGCGGCGAGCATCGCCACGGAGGAATCGATGACGGAGCCGACGAGGTGCTCGGCCCGACTGGCGAACGGAAGGGGCGGACGCGATGGGGCTGAGGATGAAGCTGACGGGCTCGCGATTGACATGACGACCTCCAACGGGGCTGCAAGCCTGACGTCGACGTCACCGGCGATGTTCAGGAGCAATATGCCCGAACGACGGAACTACTGGTGGACTCAGCATAGGTACGACAGGCTCAGCGGGGCAAGAGGCGTGACCGGGTCGGTGAGTCGGCAGGTCCACGCCGGGCCACCTCGGCGAGGTTCGGTGAAGTCGGGGCTGATGGCAGTCGTGTCAAAGTGACCCAGTAGACTACCCGGGTAATGTCATCCCCCTCTTTCACTTCGAGGTGAACAACTCTCATGCCAGCAATCGTTGTCGTCGGCGCTCAATGGGGCGACGAAGGTAAAGGTAAAACGACCGATATCCTCGGCACCAGCGTCGACTACGTGGTCAAGCCCAATGGTGGGAACAACGCCGGCCACACGGTTGTCGTCGGAGGAGAGAAGTACGAACTCAAGCTTCTGCCGGCGGGCATCCTCTCCCCGAACGTCACCCCGGTCATCGGCAACGGCGTCGTCGTCAACCTCGAAGCCCTGTTCGAAGAGATCGAGGCTCTGGAATCGCGCGGAGCAGACACCTCGAAGCTGCGGATCTCGGCCAACGCCCACCTCGTCGCGCCCTACCACC
This window harbors:
- a CDS encoding PLP-dependent aminotransferase family protein is translated as MSIASPSASSSAPSRPPLPFASRAEHLVGSVIDSSVAMLAAYDHDIVKFGMGAPAPDMLPAEDFARLANSVFTPESFTYGETQGEPVLIDALLNYLQETGQIPAEHFGNRDRLVITTGGMQGIDLGFKLFVSPGDLVLCEAPTYTNGSATALSYEAEIAEVPVDDEGMQVDALEEIVARAGRAPSVIYTVPTFQNPAGVTMSLARRQKLLDFAHRHNSVILEDNPYGTLRFSGEDIPSLSQLSPNDPLIFGVRTFSKFVAPGLRIGWLDIDPQLRGLVINAKQTMDSCTSLPTQHMVAKWLNDGNAETHVAHLRSSYGERKATMTAGLERLFGDEIRSTDPDGGFFLWVTFNDETINTEDLMPVALEEGVAYIPGPAFSQTGDFTNALRLCFASAAPDRIEDGLQRLRRAVDKYTSTRKDARH